A DNA window from Streptococcus parapneumoniae contains the following coding sequences:
- the bglA gene encoding 6-phospho-beta-glucosidase: MLRFPKDFVWGSSTSGPQTEGRVAGDGKGDNLWDYWYQVEPNRYYNGIGPDKTSTFYENWEKDIELLLETGHTAFRTSIQWSRIFPQGRGKVNPQGVDFYRKVFEGIKAKGIRLLVNLYHFDLPFALQEDGDGWENKATVSAYEDYARFCFETYGDLVDQWITFNEPIVPVEFGYFYDAHYPHKVDAEAAVKVAYHTQLASSRAVKVCHELLPDAKIGIVLNLTPAYPRSQHPADVKAARIADLFQAQSFLDPSVLGTYPQELVEILHEYGLLPDATEEELELIRENTVDFLGVNYYQPLRVMAPRFAKHPESPLLPEHFYEPYVMPGRKINPHRGWEIYEQGIYDIAQNIKENYGNIEWMLTENGMGVEGEEKFRQDGMIQDDYRIDFVKGHLRELHRAIEDGANCKGYLIWTFIDCWSWLNSYKNRYGLVELDLETQERRLKKSGHWFKELSDNNGF, translated from the coding sequence ATGCTAAGATTTCCAAAGGATTTTGTCTGGGGTTCCTCTACTTCTGGACCACAAACAGAAGGACGTGTAGCTGGTGACGGTAAGGGAGATAATCTCTGGGATTATTGGTACCAAGTGGAGCCAAATCGTTACTATAATGGAATTGGTCCAGATAAGACATCGACCTTTTATGAAAACTGGGAAAAGGATATTGAGCTACTGTTAGAAACTGGTCACACGGCCTTTCGGACTTCTATTCAGTGGTCACGGATTTTTCCACAAGGGCGCGGAAAAGTCAACCCTCAAGGTGTGGATTTTTATCGTAAGGTTTTTGAAGGTATTAAGGCTAAAGGGATTCGTCTTTTAGTCAATCTTTACCATTTTGATCTGCCTTTTGCCCTTCAAGAAGATGGTGATGGTTGGGAAAATAAGGCGACTGTCTCAGCCTATGAAGACTATGCTCGTTTTTGTTTTGAGACTTATGGAGATTTAGTGGATCAATGGATTACCTTTAACGAGCCCATCGTTCCTGTAGAATTTGGCTATTTTTACGATGCCCATTATCCACATAAGGTGGATGCAGAGGCGGCAGTTAAAGTAGCCTATCATACACAATTGGCCAGCAGTCGGGCGGTCAAGGTCTGTCATGAACTCTTGCCTGATGCTAAGATTGGAATTGTCCTCAACTTGACACCGGCTTATCCACGTAGCCAGCATCCTGCTGATGTCAAAGCTGCTCGTATTGCGGACCTTTTTCAGGCCCAATCTTTCTTAGATCCGTCTGTTTTGGGGACTTATCCACAGGAGTTGGTAGAAATCTTACATGAATACGGTCTCTTGCCTGATGCTACAGAGGAGGAGTTGGAGCTCATTCGTGAAAATACGGTGGACTTCCTTGGTGTCAACTACTATCAACCTTTGCGTGTTATGGCGCCTCGATTTGCTAAGCATCCAGAGAGTCCACTCTTGCCAGAACATTTTTATGAGCCTTATGTGATGCCTGGACGTAAAATCAATCCTCATCGTGGCTGGGAGATTTATGAGCAAGGGATTTATGACATTGCCCAAAATATCAAGGAAAATTATGGTAATATCGAGTGGATGTTGACAGAGAATGGTATGGGTGTTGAAGGAGAGGAAAAATTCCGTCAAGATGGGATGATTCAAGATGATTATCGTATTGACTTTGTAAAAGGTCATCTTCGTGAACTGCACCGTGCCATTGAAGACGGAGCCAATTGTAAGGGCTACTTAATTTGGACCTTTATCGATTGCTGGTCATGGCTCAATAGCTATAAAAATCGCTATGGCTTGGTCGAATTAGACTTGGAAACGCAAGAACGTCGTCTGAAGAAATCAGGGCACTGGTTCAAGGAACTAAGCGACAATAATGGATTTTAA
- the glmS gene encoding glutamine--fructose-6-phosphate transaminase (isomerizing), producing the protein MCGIVGVVGNTNATDILIQGLEKLEYRGYDSAGIFVLGGAENHLVKAVGRIAELSAKTAGVEGTTGIGHTRWATHGKPTEDNAHPHRSETERFVLVHNGVIENYLEIKEEYLAGHHFKGQTDTEIAVHLIGKFAEEDGLSVLEAFKKALHIIRGSYAFALVDSQDPEVIYVAKNKSPLLIGLGEGYNMVCSDAMAMIRETNQYMEIHDQELVIVKADSVEVQDYDGNSRERASYTAELDLSDIGKGTYPYYMLKEIDEQPTVMRKLIQAYTDEAGQVVVDPAIIKAVQDADRIYILAAGTSYHAGFASKKMLEELTDTPVELGISSEWGYGMPLLSKKPLFIFISQSGETADSRQVLVKANEMGIPSLTVTNVPGSTLSREANHTMLLHAGPEIAVASTKAYTAQIAALAFLAKAVGEANGNAKAQDFDLVHELSIVAQSIESTLSEKENIEAKVRDLLETTRNAFYIGRGQDYYVAMEASLKLKEISYIQCEGFAAGELKHGTIALIEEGTPVLALLSDPVLANHTRGNIQEVAARGAKVLTIAEENVAKDTDDIVLTTVHPYLSPISMVVPTQLVAYFATLHRGLDVDKPRNLAKSVTVE; encoded by the coding sequence ATGTGTGGAATTGTTGGTGTTGTTGGAAACACAAATGCAACTGATATTTTGATTCAAGGGCTTGAAAAGCTCGAATACCGTGGCTATGATTCTGCGGGGATTTTTGTCCTAGGTGGTGCTGAGAACCATCTAGTCAAGGCTGTTGGTCGTATAGCAGAATTGTCTGCCAAGACAGCTGGTGTTGAGGGAACAACTGGTATTGGACATACTCGTTGGGCTACTCATGGAAAACCAACTGAAGACAATGCTCACCCACATCGCTCTGAGACAGAACGTTTTGTCTTGGTTCACAATGGAGTGATTGAGAACTACCTTGAAATCAAGGAAGAATACCTTGCAGGTCACCACTTCAAAGGGCAAACAGATACGGAAATAGCCGTTCACTTGATTGGAAAATTTGCGGAAGAAGATGGCTTGTCAGTTCTTGAAGCCTTCAAAAAAGCTCTTCACATTATCCGTGGTTCTTATGCTTTTGCCTTGGTTGACTCACAAGATCCTGAAGTCATCTACGTGGCTAAAAATAAATCACCACTTTTGATTGGTCTTGGGGAAGGCTACAACATGGTTTGTTCAGACGCCATGGCTATGATTCGTGAAACCAACCAATATATGGAAATTCATGACCAAGAGCTGGTAATCGTCAAGGCTGATAGCGTGGAAGTTCAAGACTATGATGGCAACAGTCGTGAGCGTGCTAGTTACACTGCTGAACTTGACTTGTCTGATATCGGTAAGGGAACTTATCCTTACTACATGCTCAAGGAAATTGATGAGCAACCAACGGTTATGCGTAAACTCATCCAAGCCTACACAGATGAGGCTGGTCAAGTTGTCGTAGACCCAGCTATCATCAAGGCTGTTCAAGACGCAGATCGCATCTACATCCTTGCAGCTGGAACATCTTACCATGCAGGATTTGCTTCTAAGAAAATGTTGGAAGAATTGACAGATACACCAGTTGAACTTGGAATCTCATCTGAGTGGGGCTACGGTATGCCACTTCTCAGCAAGAAACCACTTTTCATCTTTATCAGCCAGTCTGGTGAAACAGCGGATAGCCGTCAGGTTTTGGTTAAGGCTAATGAAATGGGAATCCCAAGCTTGACAGTGACAAACGTACCAGGTTCAACTCTTTCTCGTGAAGCCAACCATACCATGCTCCTTCATGCAGGTCCTGAAATTGCCGTGGCATCAACCAAGGCTTATACAGCACAAATTGCAGCCCTTGCCTTCCTTGCAAAAGCAGTTGGAGAAGCGAACGGCAATGCTAAAGCGCAAGACTTTGACTTGGTTCATGAGTTGTCAATCGTAGCTCAGTCTATCGAATCAACTCTTTCAGAGAAAGAAAACATTGAAGCCAAGGTTCGTGATCTTCTTGAAACAACTCGCAATGCCTTTTATATTGGGCGTGGTCAAGATTACTACGTAGCTATGGAAGCAAGCCTTAAACTCAAAGAGATTTCTTACATCCAGTGTGAAGGCTTTGCGGCAGGAGAACTCAAGCACGGAACCATTGCCTTGATTGAAGAAGGAACACCTGTCTTGGCACTCTTGTCAGATCCAGTCCTTGCCAACCATACTCGTGGAAATATCCAAGAGGTGGCAGCTCGTGGTGCCAAGGTTCTCACTATCGCAGAAGAAAATGTTGCCAAAGATACAGACGATATCGTTCTTACGACTGTACACCCATACCTCTCACCAATCTCAATGGTTGTGCCAACGCAATTAGTCGCTTACTTTGCAACACTCCACCGTGGCCTCGATGTGGACAAACCACGTAACCTTGCCAAGTCAGTAACGGTAGAATAA
- a CDS encoding LLM class flavin-dependent oxidoreductase: MVELGISTFGETTELEGTRQTYSHAERIRQLVAEIELADKVGLDVYGIGEHHRADFAVSAPEIVLAAGAVNTKKIRLTSAVSILSSMDPIRLFQQYATIDALSNGRAEIMAGRGSFTESFPLFGYDLKDYEALFDEKLDLLQLVNEKTRIDWQGRLTQTISGKEVYPRPVQDKLPLWIATGGHVESTVKIAQAGLPIVYAIIGGNPRYFKKLIQAYREIGSEAGHASNELKVGAHSWGWIAEDGEQAVKDYFHPTKQVVDAISKDRPHWQELRYEQYLEQVGPNGAMFVGNPDQVAEKLIRMIEDLGLDRFMLHLPLGSMPHEQVLRAIELFGTQVVSKVRAYFAMKEA, translated from the coding sequence ATGGTAGAATTGGGAATTTCAACATTTGGGGAAACAACGGAGCTTGAAGGGACTAGACAAACTTACAGTCATGCCGAACGTATTCGCCAGTTGGTGGCAGAAATTGAACTGGCTGACAAGGTTGGTTTGGATGTATATGGGATTGGTGAGCACCATCGAGCGGATTTTGCGGTATCTGCGCCAGAGATTGTCCTGGCAGCTGGGGCAGTCAATACCAAGAAAATCCGTTTGACCAGTGCAGTCAGCATTCTCTCGAGCATGGATCCGATTCGTTTGTTCCAACAGTATGCCACTATCGATGCTTTGTCAAATGGACGTGCAGAGATTATGGCTGGAAGGGGTTCTTTCACGGAATCTTTTCCCTTGTTTGGATATGATTTGAAAGACTACGAAGCCCTTTTTGATGAGAAATTAGACTTGCTCCAGTTAGTCAATGAGAAGACCAGGATAGACTGGCAAGGGCGATTGACCCAAACAATCTCTGGCAAGGAAGTTTATCCTCGTCCAGTTCAGGACAAATTACCCTTGTGGATAGCGACAGGTGGCCATGTCGAATCAACAGTGAAGATTGCTCAGGCAGGTCTACCGATTGTCTATGCCATTATTGGTGGGAATCCGCGTTATTTTAAAAAGTTGATTCAGGCTTATCGTGAGATTGGTAGCGAAGCGGGTCATGCCAGTAATGAGTTAAAGGTTGGGGCTCATTCTTGGGGGTGGATTGCTGAAGATGGCGAGCAGGCTGTGAAAGATTATTTCCATCCGACCAAGCAAGTAGTGGATGCTATTTCCAAAGATCGCCCGCACTGGCAGGAATTGCGTTATGAACAATATTTAGAGCAAGTTGGACCAAATGGCGCCATGTTTGTGGGAAATCCAGATCAGGTGGCAGAAAAATTGATTCGTATGATTGAGGATTTAGGATTGGACCGCTTCATGCTCCATCTACCGCTTGGTTCTATGCCTCATGAACAAGTTCTAAGAGCTATTGAACTCTTCGGAACACAAGTAGTATCCAAAGTCAGGGCTTATTTTGCCATGAAAGAGGCTTAA
- a CDS encoding proline--tRNA ligase codes for MKQSKMPIPTLREMPSDAQVISHALMLRAGYVRQVSAGVYSYLPLANRVIEKAKNIMRQEFDKIGAVEMLAPALLSAELWRESGRYETYGEDLYKLKNREKSDFILGPTHEETFTAIVRDSVKSYKQLPLNLYQIQPKYRDEKRPRNGLLRTREFIMKDAYSFHANYDSLDSVYDEYKAAYERIFTRSGLDFKAIIGDGGAMGGKDSQEFMAITPARTDLDRWVVLDKSVASFDEIPAEVQEEIKAELLKWMVSGEDTIAYSSESSYAANLEMATNEYKPSNRVVTEEEVTRVATPDVKSIDEVAAFLNVPEEQTIKTLFYMADGELVAALLVGNDQLNEVKLKNHLGADFFDVASEEEVANVVQAGFGSLGPVGLPENVKIIADRKVQDVRNAVVGANEDGYHLTGVNPGRDFTAEYVDIREVREGEISPDGQGVLNFARGIEIGHIFKLGTRYSASMGADVLDENGRAVPIIMGCYGIGVSRLLSAVMEQHARLFVNKTPKGEYRYAWGINFPKELAPFDVHLITVNVKDEEAQALTEKLEASLMGAGYEVLTDDRNERVGVKFSDSDLIGLPIRITVGKKAADGIVEVKIKATGDTIEVHADNVLETLEILSKK; via the coding sequence ATGAAACAAAGTAAAATGCCTATCCCAACGCTTCGCGAAATGCCAAGCGATGCTCAAGTTATCAGCCATGCTCTTATGTTACGAGCTGGTTATGTTCGTCAAGTCTCAGCAGGTGTTTATTCTTACCTACCACTTGCTAATCGTGTGATTGAAAAAGCTAAAAATATCATGCGCCAAGAATTCGACAAGATTGGTGCCGTTGAGATGTTGGCTCCTGCCCTTCTTAGTGCAGAATTGTGGCGCGAATCAGGTCGTTACGAAACTTATGGTGAAGACCTTTACAAACTAAAAAACCGTGAAAAATCAGACTTCATTCTAGGTCCAACTCACGAAGAAACCTTTACAGCTATTGTCCGTGATTCTGTTAAGTCTTACAAGCAATTGCCACTTAACCTTTATCAAATCCAGCCTAAGTATCGTGATGAAAAACGCCCACGTAATGGACTTCTCCGTACACGTGAGTTTATCATGAAGGATGCTTACAGTTTCCACGCTAACTATGATAGCTTGGACAGTGTTTATGATGAGTATAAGGCTGCCTATGAGCGTATTTTCACTCGTAGTGGCTTAGACTTCAAGGCTATCATTGGTGACGGTGGAGCCATGGGTGGTAAGGACAGCCAAGAATTTATGGCCATTACACCTGCTCGTACAGACCTTGACCGCTGGGTTGTCTTGGACAAGTCGGTTGCCTCATTTGACGAAATTCCTGCAGAAGTGCAAGAAGAAATCAAGGCAGAATTGCTCAAATGGATGGTTTCTGGTGAAGATACCATTGCTTACTCAAGTGAGTCTAGCTATGCGGCTAACTTGGAAATGGCAACAAACGAGTACAAACCAAGCAACCGTGTTGTCACTGAAGAAGAAGTGACTCGTGTTGCAACGCCAGATGTTAAATCAATTGATGAAGTTGCAGCCTTCCTCAATGTTCCAGAAGAACAAACAATTAAAACCCTCTTCTACATGGCAGATGGTGAGCTTGTTGCAGCCCTTCTAGTTGGAAATGACCAACTCAACGAAGTCAAGTTGAAAAACCACTTGGGAGCAGATTTCTTTGACGTTGCTAGTGAAGAAGAAGTGGCAAATGTTGTTCAAGCAGGATTTGGTTCACTTGGACCAGTTGGTTTGCCAGAGAATGTTAAAATCATTGCAGATCGTAAGGTGCAAGATGTTCGCAATGCAGTTGTCGGTGCTAACGAAGATGGCTACCACTTGACTGGTGTGAACCCAGGCCGTGATTTTACTGCAGAATATGTGGATATCCGTGAAGTTCGTGAGGGTGAAATTTCTCCAGATGGACAAGGTGTCCTTAACTTTGCGCGTGGTATCGAAATTGGTCACATCTTCAAACTCGGCACTCGCTATTCAGCAAGTATGGGAGCAGATGTTTTGGATGAAAATGGCCGTGCTGTGCCAATTATCATGGGATGTTACGGTATCGGTGTCAGCCGTCTCCTTTCAGCAGTGATGGAGCAACACGCTCGCCTCTTTGTTAACAAAACGCCAAAAGGTGAATACCGTTACGCTTGGGGAATCAACTTCCCTAAAGAATTGGCGCCATTTGATGTGCACTTGATCACTGTTAATGTCAAGGATGAAGAAGCACAAGCCCTGACAGAAAAGCTTGAAGCAAGCTTGATGGGAGCTGGTTATGAAGTCTTGACAGATGACCGTAACGAACGTGTTGGTGTTAAATTCAGCGATAGCGACTTGATTGGATTGCCAATCCGTATCACTGTTGGGAAGAAAGCAGCCGATGGCATCGTAGAAGTGAAGATTAAAGCGACTGGTGACACCATCGAGGTTCATGCAGATAACGTGCTTGAAACGCTTGAAATTCTCAGCAAGAAATAA
- a CDS encoding pullulanase: MRKTPAQTEKKMVYSIRSLKNGTGSVLIGASLVLLAMATPTISADESTTTTNEPSNGNTTILAQPLTDTAAGSGKKESDISSLENANASLEKAEEKPATDPTTPVASPADSAPQTGQDRSNEPTTSTSPVTTETKVEEPIEDNYFRIHVKKLPEENKDAQGLWTWDDVEKPSENWPNGALSFKDAKKDDYGYYLDVKLKGEQAKKISFLINNTAGKNLTGDKSVEKLAPKMNEAWLDQDYKVFSYEPQPAGTVRVNYYRTDGNYDKKSLWYWGDVKNPSSAQWPDGTDFTATGKYGRYIDIPLNEAAREFGFLLLDESKQGDDVKIRKEDYKFTDLKNHSQIFLKDDDESIYTNPYYVHDIRMTGAQHVGTSSIESSFSTLVGAKKEDILKHSNITNHLGDKVAITDVTIDEAGKKVTYSGDFSDTKHPYTVSYNSDQFTTKTSWRLKDETYSYDGKLGADLKEEGKQVDLTLWSPSADKVSVVVYDKNDPDKVVGTVALEKGERGTWKQTLDSTNKLGITDFTGYYYQYQIERQGKTVLALDPYAKSLAAWNSDLAKTDASHKVAKASFVDPAKLGPQDLTYGKIHNFKTREDAVIYEAHVRDFTSDPAIAKDLTKPFGTFEAFIEKLDYLKDLGVTHIQLLPVLSYYFVNELKNHERLSDYASSNSNYNWGYDPQNYFSLTGMYSSDPKNPEKRIAEFKNLINEIHKRGMGAILDVVYNHTAKVDIFEDLEPNYYHFMDADGTPRTSFGGGRLGTTHHMTKRLLVDSIKYLVDTYKVDGFRFDMMGDHDAASIEEAYKAARALNPNLIMLGEGWRTYAGDENMPTKAADQDWMKHTDTVAVFSDDIRNNLKSGYPNEGQPAFITGGKRDINTVFKNLIAQPTNFEADSPGDVIQYIAAHDNLTLFDIIAQSIKKDPSKAENYAEIHRRLRLGNLMVLTAQGTPFIHSGQEYGRTKQFRDPAYKTPVAEDKQPNKSHLLRDKDGNPFDYPYFIHDSYDSSDAINKFDWTKATDGKAYPENVKSRDYMKGLIALRQSTDAFRLKSLQDIKDRVHLITVPGQNGVEKEDVVIGYQITAPNGDIYAVFVNADEKAREFNLGTAFAHLRNAEVLADENQAGPVGIANPQGLKWTEKGLKLNALTATVLRVSQNGTSHGSTAEEKPDSTPSKPEHQNEASHPAHQDPAPQAKPDSTKPSATVADAENKPSQATTGSQAEKPHKDSNTQSLPATSTQAIVTSYTPAYTNKKSETPNQTTKASWKQENGIWYFHKADGSLATGWIKDGDTWYYLKDDGSMVTGWVKDGNVWYFLNSNGSMSTGWVKDGDTWYYLEPSGAMKENQWFEVSGKWYYVDSSGKLAVNTRVEGYLVNENGEWIS; the protein is encoded by the coding sequence ATGAGAAAAACACCAGCTCAAACTGAGAAAAAAATGGTCTACAGCATCCGTTCCCTCAAGAATGGAACTGGTTCTGTCCTTATCGGCGCAAGCCTTGTCCTACTTGCTATGGCTACGCCAACTATCTCAGCCGACGAAAGTACAACAACCACTAACGAACCCAGCAACGGAAATACAACCATCCTTGCCCAACCTCTTACTGATACAGCAGCTGGCTCTGGTAAGAAGGAAAGTGATATTTCTTCACTCGAAAATGCAAACGCTTCCCTAGAGAAAGCAGAAGAAAAACCTGCAACAGATCCAACAACTCCTGTTGCAAGCCCAGCCGATTCAGCACCACAAACTGGACAAGATCGTTCAAATGAGCCAACTACTTCTACTAGTCCAGTAACGACTGAAACTAAGGTAGAAGAGCCAATCGAAGACAACTACTTCCGTATCCATGTCAAAAAACTTCCTGAAGAAAACAAGGATGCTCAAGGACTCTGGACTTGGGATGATGTTGAAAAACCTTCTGAAAACTGGCCTAACGGAGCCTTGTCCTTCAAGGATGCTAAAAAAGACGACTACGGCTACTACCTAGATGTCAAATTAAAGGGAGAACAAGCTAAGAAAATTAGCTTCCTCATCAACAATACAGCTGGGAAAAATCTAACCGGCGATAAATCTGTAGAAAAACTGGCACCAAAGATGAATGAGGCTTGGTTGGACCAAGATTACAAGGTTTTCTCTTACGAACCACAACCTGCAGGAACTGTTCGCGTCAACTACTACCGCACAGATGGCAACTATGACAAGAAATCTCTCTGGTACTGGGGAGATGTGAAAAATCCAAGTAGCGCTCAATGGCCTGACGGAACAGACTTTACGGCTACAGGTAAATACGGTCGCTATATCGACATTCCTCTTAATGAAGCTGCGAGAGAATTTGGATTTTTGCTATTAGATGAGAGCAAACAAGGAGACGACGTGAAAATCCGTAAAGAAGATTATAAGTTTACAGATTTGAAAAATCATAGCCAAATTTTCCTAAAAGACGATGACGAATCGATTTACACAAATCCATACTATGTCCATGATATCCGTATGACAGGAGCCCAACACGTAGGCACTTCTAGCATTGAAAGTAGTTTTTCAACACTTGTTGGTGCTAAAAAAGAGGATATCCTCAAACACTCCAACATCACTAATCACCTGGGAGACAAAGTAGCTATTACTGATGTTACAATCGATGAAGCTGGTAAGAAAGTGACCTACAGCGGAGATTTCTCTGACACAAAACATCCTTATACCGTTAGCTACAACTCTGACCAATTCACTACCAAAACAAGCTGGCGTCTGAAAGATGAGACTTACAGCTATGATGGTAAACTTGGAGCTGATCTTAAAGAAGAAGGAAAACAAGTTGATTTGACCCTTTGGTCACCAAGTGCTGATAAGGTTTCTGTCGTTGTCTACGACAAGAATGACCCTGACAAAGTAGTTGGAACTGTCGCTCTTGAAAAAGGGGAAAGAGGAACTTGGAAACAAACTCTAGACAGCACAAACAAACTCGGAATCACAGATTTCACTGGATACTACTATCAATACCAAATCGAGCGTCAGGGGAAAACTGTTCTTGCACTCGATCCTTACGCTAAATCTCTTGCTGCTTGGAACAGCGATCTTGCAAAAACAGACGCTTCCCATAAAGTGGCTAAAGCCTCCTTTGTAGATCCAGCTAAACTAGGACCTCAAGACTTGACTTATGGTAAGATTCACAACTTCAAGACTCGTGAAGATGCCGTTATCTACGAAGCTCATGTGCGTGACTTCACTTCAGATCCTGCCATTGCAAAAGACTTGACCAAACCATTTGGTACCTTTGAAGCCTTCATCGAAAAACTAGACTATCTCAAGGACTTGGGTGTAACCCATATCCAGCTCCTTCCAGTCTTGTCTTACTACTTTGTCAATGAATTGAAAAACCATGAACGCTTGTCTGACTACGCTTCAAGCAACAGCAACTACAACTGGGGATATGACCCTCAAAACTACTTCTCCTTGACTGGTATGTATTCAAGCGATCCTAAAAATCCAGAAAAACGAATCGCAGAGTTTAAAAACCTCATCAATGAGATCCACAAACGTGGCATGGGAGCTATCCTGGACGTAGTTTACAACCATACAGCCAAAGTCGATATCTTTGAAGACCTAGAGCCAAACTACTATCACTTTATGGATGCTGATGGGACACCTCGAACTAGCTTTGGTGGTGGACGTTTGGGAACAACCCATCATATGACCAAACGACTCCTAGTTGACTCTATCAAATATCTAGTTGATACCTACAAAGTTGATGGATTCCGCTTTGATATGATGGGAGACCATGATGCAGCTTCTATCGAAGAAGCATACAAGGCTGCACGCGCCCTCAATCCAAACCTCATCATGCTAGGTGAAGGTTGGAGAACCTATGCTGGTGATGAAAACATGCCTACTAAAGCTGCTGACCAAGATTGGATGAAACATACCGATACTGTCGCTGTCTTTTCAGATGACATCCGTAACAACCTCAAATCTGGTTATCCAAACGAAGGTCAACCTGCCTTTATCACAGGTGGCAAGCGTGATATCAACACTGTCTTTAAAAATCTGATTGCTCAACCAACCAACTTTGAAGCAGACAGTCCTGGAGATGTCATCCAATACATCGCAGCCCACGATAACTTGACCCTCTTTGACATCATCGCTCAGTCTATTAAAAAAGACCCAAGCAAGGCCGAGAACTATGCTGAAATCCACCGTCGTTTGCGACTTGGAAATCTCATGGTCTTGACTGCTCAAGGAACTCCGTTTATCCACTCTGGTCAGGAATACGGACGTACCAAACAATTCCGTGATCCAGCCTACAAGACTCCAGTAGCAGAGGACAAACAACCAAACAAATCTCACTTGTTGCGTGATAAGGATGGCAATCCGTTTGACTACCCTTACTTCATCCATGACTCTTACGATTCGAGTGATGCTATTAACAAGTTTGACTGGACTAAGGCTACAGATGGAAAAGCATATCCTGAAAATGTCAAGAGCCGTGACTATATGAAAGGGTTGATTGCCCTTCGTCAATCTACAGATGCCTTCCGACTTAAGAGTCTCCAAGATATCAAAGACCGTGTCCACCTCATCACTGTCCCAGGTCAAAATGGTGTAGAAAAAGAGGATGTAGTGATTGGCTACCAAATCACTGCTCCAAATGGAGACATCTATGCAGTCTTTGTCAACGCTGACGAAAAAGCTCGCGAATTTAATTTGGGAACTGCCTTTGCACATCTAAGAAATGCTGAAGTTTTAGCAGATGAAAACCAAGCAGGGCCAGTCGGAATTGCCAACCCTCAAGGACTTAAATGGACTGAAAAAGGCTTGAAATTGAATGCCCTTACAGCTACTGTTCTTCGAGTCTCTCAAAATGGAACTAGCCATGGGTCAACCGCAGAAGAGAAACCAGACTCAACCCCTTCCAAGCCTGAACATCAAAATGAAGCTTCTCACCCTGCACATCAAGATCCAGCTCCACAAGCTAAACCTGATTCTACTAAACCATCTGCAACAGTAGCTGATGCAGAAAATAAACCTAGCCAAGCTACAACTGGTTCACAAGCTGAGAAGCCACATAAGGACAGTAATACTCAATCACTTCCAGCTACTTCTACACAAGCTATTGTAACTTCCTACACCCCAGCTTATACAAATAAGAAATCGGAAACTCCAAATCAGACAACTAAAGCTAGTTGGAAACAAGAAAATGGCATCTGGTATTTCCATAAAGCAGACGGTTCTCTAGCTACTGGTTGGATAAAAGATGGAGATACTTGGTATTATCTAAAAGATGATGGCTCTATGGTTACTGGCTGGGTGAAAGATGGTAATGTTTGGTACTTCCTAAATAGTAACGGTTCTATGTCAACCGGTTGGGTTAAGGATGGAGATACTTGGTACTATCTTGAGCCATCAGGAGCTATGAAAGAAAATCAATGGTTTGAAGTTTCTGGCAAATGGTACTATGTTGATTCATCAGGTAAACTTGCAGTTAATACAAGAGTTGAAGGCTATTTGGTCAATGAAAACGGTGAATGGATTAGCTAA
- a CDS encoding LPXTG cell wall anchor domain-containing protein, producing the protein MLAGISLLALLGLGFLLKNKKEN; encoded by the coding sequence CTGTTGGCAGGAATCAGCCTCCTTGCCCTTCTAGGTCTCGGGTTCTTGCTAAAAAATAAAAAAGAGAACTAA